A stretch of Castanea sativa cultivar Marrone di Chiusa Pesio chromosome 2, ASM4071231v1 DNA encodes these proteins:
- the LOC142624396 gene encoding phosphoenolpyruvate carboxykinase (ATP) 1, with translation MAGNGSGHANGEFSFGNGTARNGLAKIQTHKKQNGICHDDSAPPVKAQTIDELHSLQKKKSAPTTPIKGTQGAFAVTISDEERQKQQLQSISASLASLTRETGPKVVKGDPARKSETPKHVAHAHEHHFTPTISVSDSSLKFTHFLYNLSPAELYEQAIKYEKGSFITETGALATLSGAKTGRSPRDKRVVRDETTEDDLWWGKGSPNIEMDEHTFMVNRERAVDYLNSLDKVYVNDQFLNWDPENKIKVRIVSARAYHSLFMHNMCIRPTPEELENFGTPDFTIYNAGQFPCNRYTHYMTSSTSIDLNLARREMVILGTQYAGEMKKGLFSVMHYLMPKRQILSLHSGCNMGKDGDVALFFGLSGTGKTTLSTDHNRLLIGDDEHCWSENGVSNIEGGCYAKCIDLSREKEPDIWNAIKFGTVLENVVFDEHTREVDYSDKSVTENTRAAYPIEYIPNAKIPCVGPHPKNVILLACDAFGVLPPVSKLSLAQTMYHFISGYTALVAGTEEGVKEPQATFSACFGAAFIMLHPTKYAAMLAEKMLKHGATGWLVNTGWSGGSYGSGNRIKLPYTRKIIDAIHSGSLQEANYKKTKVFGLEIPTEVEGVPSEILEPMNTWADKNAYNATLLKLAGLFKKNFETFTNYKIGKDGKLTEEILAAGPIF, from the exons ATGGCAGGAAACGGAAGCGGACACGCGAACGGAGAGTTCAGTTTCGGGAATGGAACGGCACGGAACGGTCTGGCTAAGATCCAGACGCATAAGAAGCAAAACGGGATCTGCCACGATGACAGTGCGCCTCCCGTGAAGGCTCAGACCATTGATGAGCTCCACTCACTGCAGAAGAAGAAGTCCGCACCCACTACCCCCATTAAGGGGACCCAGGGTGCCTTCGCTGTCACCATCTCCGACGAAGAGCGTCAAAAACAGCAGCTCCAGTCCATCAG TGCATCTTTGGCGTCACTTACGAGAGAAACTGGACCCAAGGTGGTGAAAGGTGACCCAGCTAGGAAGTCAGAGACCCCAAAGCACGTTGCACACGCTCATGAACACCATTTCACACCGACTATCAGTGTCAGTGACAGTTCCTTGAAGTTCACTCATTTCCTCTACAACCTCTCTCCTGCAG AGCTATATGAGCAGGCCATAAAATATGAGAAAGGGTCATTCATCACAGAGACTGGTGCCTTAGCAACACTTTCTGGAGCTAAGACAGGTCGATCTCCAAGAGATAAGCGTGTTGTAAGGGATGAGACAACTGAGGATGATCTTTGGTGGGGAAA GGGCTCACCAAACATTGAAATGGACGAGCACACATTTATGGTGAACAGGGAAAGGGCTGTCGATTACTTAAATTCTTTGGACAAG GTCTATGTGAATGATCAATTCTTGAATTGGGACCCagagaacaaaattaaagtCCGGATTGTCTCTGCCAGAGCATACCATTCCTTATTCATGCACAACAT GTGTATCCGACCCACTCCTGAAGAGCTGGAGAATTTCGGTACTCCGGACTTCACTATATACAATGCTGGCCAGTTCCCGTGTAATCGTTACACTCACTACATGACATCCTCTACTAGCATAGATCTTAATCTTGCTAGAAGGGAAATGGTCATCCTCGGCACCCAGTACGCCGGGGAAATGAAGAAGGGTCTGttcagtgttatgcattatctCATGCCTAAGCGTCAGATCCTCTCCTTACATTCTGGCTGCAATATGGGAAAAGATGGAGATGTTGCCCTCTTCTTTGGATTGTCAG gTACTGGAAAGACAACTCTATCTACGGATCACAATAGGTTATTGATTGGAGATGATGAACACTGTTGGAGTGAGAATGGTGTGTCAAACATTGAAGGTGGTTGCTACGCAAAGTGCATTGATCTCTCAAGGGAGAAGGAGCCTGATATTTGGAATGCCATTAAATTCGGGACAG TTCTGGAGAATGTAGTGTTTGATGAGCATACCCGAGAGGTTGATTATTCTGACAAATCAGTCACAG AAAACACTCGTGCCGCATACCCAATTGAGTATATCCCCAATGCAAAGATACCATGTGTTGGTCCACATCCAAAGAATGTCATACTCTTGGCATGTGATGCATTTGGTGTCCTCCCACCAGTGAGCAAGCTGAGCTTGGCACAGACTATGTACCATTTCATCAGTGGTTATACTGCTCTG GTAGCAGGCACAGAAGAGGGTGTGAAGGAGCCACAGGCAACATTCTCAGCTTGCTTTGGTGCAGCATTCATTATGTTGCATCCTACCAAGTATGCAGCCATGCTGGCTGAGAAGATGCTGAAGCATGGTGCCACAGGATGGCTTGTCAACACTGGCTGGTCTGGTGGAAG CTACGGCTCAGGGAATCGAATTAAGCTTCCTTACACAAGGAAAATCATTGATGCCATACACTCTGGCAGCCTCCAGGAGGCAAACTACAAGAAAACCAAAGTGTTCGGACTTGAGATCCCCACTGAAGTTGAAGGAGTGCCTTCTGAAATTCTGGAACCAATGAACACT TGGGCAGACAAGAATGCTTACAATGCTACACTGCTGAAGCTGGCTGGCCTGTTCAAGAAGAACTTTGAGACCTTCACTAACTACAAGATTGGCAAGGATGGAAAGCTGACCGAGGAGATCCTTGCCGCTGGTCCAATCTTCTAA